A window of Candidatus Poribacteria bacterium contains these coding sequences:
- a CDS encoding sulfotransferase codes for MIFVVGNSRSGTTMMGRILGRHPTVYTLGELHFFGQLCAPPFSSELDEKNAEELASELHCIQREGYRTHGSSRRFLDEAQAFLERLTTYPDTSASLFETFLYHEAAENNKTIPCDQTPRNVFYIADILELYPNARIINMIRDPRDVLLSQKRKWKRRFLGGSDLPIKEMLRDWMNYHPITISHIWRTAVNAADRFLQHDRVISIYFEELLMHPETTVKSICDFVGITYTDEMLRVPQVGSSVAEDQPQQLGINPHRAHSWQKGELSSAEIYLNQTITAVLMRKHNYTPVSIRPNIASLGLHLLTFPMKLAGAFFFNLDRMKNIRETLQRRL; via the coding sequence ATGATATTTGTTGTAGGGAATAGTCGCAGTGGCACAACCATGATGGGACGTATATTGGGGAGACACCCAACTGTTTACACCCTCGGTGAACTCCACTTTTTTGGTCAATTATGCGCGCCACCATTTTCATCGGAATTGGATGAGAAAAACGCAGAGGAACTTGCTTCCGAGTTGCACTGTATTCAACGCGAGGGGTATCGTACACATGGAAGCTCGCGTCGATTCTTAGACGAGGCACAAGCGTTTCTTGAGCGTTTAACTACATATCCAGATACATCGGCATCTCTCTTTGAAACCTTTCTCTACCATGAAGCAGCTGAAAACAATAAAACTATACCTTGTGACCAAACGCCGCGTAATGTCTTTTACATTGCGGATATCCTTGAGCTTTACCCAAACGCACGGATTATTAACATGATTCGAGACCCGCGCGACGTACTACTATCCCAGAAAAGGAAGTGGAAACGCCGATTCCTTGGTGGAAGTGATCTGCCTATAAAAGAAATGCTTCGTGATTGGATGAACTATCATCCGATAACCATCAGCCACATCTGGCGGACTGCTGTTAACGCAGCGGATCGGTTTCTACAGCATGACCGGGTTATTTCTATCTACTTTGAGGAACTTCTCATGCACCCTGAAACGACAGTCAAGTCCATCTGTGATTTTGTAGGTATTACTTACACCGATGAGATGCTCCGAGTGCCGCAAGTCGGCTCTTCCGTCGCCGAGGATCAACCTCAGCAACTCGGTATCAATCCGCATCGAGCACACAGTTGGCAAAAGGGTGAACTCAGTTCCGCTGAAATTTACCTCAACCAGACGATAACTGCGGTCCTAATGAGGAAACATAACTATACACCTGTGTCAATAAGACCTAATATCGCGAGTTTAGGACTTCACCTACTCACGTTTCCCATGAAATTAGCGGGAGCATTTTTCTTTAATCTGGACCGGATGAAAAACATCCGTGAAACCCTACAAAGAAGGCTGTAA
- a CDS encoding sulfotransferase has product MKNVGDFNYLIVGGTTKAATTSLFAYLTDHPAICAATYKETRFFLSSDYPLPSKYRYSGDVEEYAALFPNCDETQLRMESTPDYLYCEKACERIAEFLPYAKLVFSLREPISRLTSWYRFAKQIGKLPQTVSFDAYVELLFTGLKRNGRGEAQHLQTLQQGCYTTYLKRYFNQFGPARIRILFYEELAAEPVSVMASLCNFAGIDADFYADYTFKVTNRTEKMRNSELHRKYRDFRFRLRRWTHDKPIIHNPLRMIRQTIEPIYLRLNTQPDKEIQLSKETQHRLVDYYQRDIDALAELIGSPLPWKPLQKSN; this is encoded by the coding sequence ATGAAAAATGTTGGAGATTTCAATTATCTTATTGTAGGTGGTACTACGAAAGCCGCGACAACATCGCTATTCGCCTATCTGACTGACCACCCGGCTATTTGCGCTGCTACTTATAAGGAGACTCGATTCTTCCTCAGCAGCGATTATCCGCTCCCCTCAAAATATCGATATAGCGGTGATGTCGAAGAATATGCTGCTCTGTTTCCTAACTGCGATGAAACGCAATTACGGATGGAATCGACCCCGGACTACCTATATTGTGAAAAGGCATGTGAGAGAATCGCTGAGTTTCTGCCATACGCTAAATTAGTCTTCAGTCTACGTGAACCCATTTCAAGGTTAACTTCATGGTATCGGTTCGCAAAGCAGATTGGCAAATTGCCACAAACCGTGAGTTTTGATGCGTATGTTGAGTTATTATTTACAGGCTTGAAACGCAACGGACGAGGTGAAGCACAGCATTTGCAAACACTCCAGCAGGGATGTTATACTACCTATTTGAAACGCTACTTTAACCAATTCGGTCCAGCGCGCATCCGCATTCTCTTTTATGAGGAGCTCGCAGCGGAACCCGTGAGTGTCATGGCGAGTTTATGCAACTTCGCCGGTATAGATGCCGATTTTTATGCGGACTACACTTTTAAAGTAACAAATCGCACCGAAAAGATGCGAAATTCCGAATTGCATCGGAAATATAGAGACTTCCGATTCCGACTGCGACGGTGGACTCATGACAAACCGATCATTCATAATCCATTGCGTATGATCAGACAGACAATTGAACCGATCTATCTCCGTTTGAACACGCAACCTGATAAGGAAATTCAGTTGTCAAAAGAAACACAACATCGCTTAGTTGATTATTATCAGCGTGATATTGATGCCCTTGCCGAATTGATTGGAAGCCCCTTACCATGGAAACCTCTACAAAAATCCAATTGA
- a CDS encoding sugar transferase: MPFLSRSIDQIGKDADETNQHRDESLTASFSLQASPKILKIGTLVERLSSFYAKRGKHLFDAIAAFFLIIIFAPLMGLIAILIKLTSSGSVFFSHKRIGLNNELFIMHKFRSLHVDTPSYSEKPDAMDDERITPIGKWLRKTSLDELPQLFNVLKGEMSLVGPRPEMPFLAKHYEPWENQRHLVRPGMTGLWQLSPHRRGTIRDGISVDLEYIENLSFWNDFKILLRTFKVFWDSNTY; this comes from the coding sequence TTGCCATTCCTATCAAGAAGCATCGACCAGATAGGAAAAGATGCGGACGAAACGAACCAGCATCGCGATGAAAGTTTAACGGCAAGTTTTAGCTTGCAAGCTTCGCCAAAAATACTAAAAATAGGGACTCTAGTGGAACGACTCTCCTCTTTCTACGCAAAGCGTGGCAAACATTTGTTTGATGCGATCGCTGCATTTTTCCTTATCATTATTTTTGCCCCGCTGATGGGATTGATTGCCATTCTTATTAAACTCACCTCATCCGGTTCTGTCTTTTTCTCTCACAAGCGGATTGGATTAAACAACGAACTGTTTATCATGCACAAGTTTCGGAGCCTCCATGTTGATACACCGTCCTATTCAGAGAAACCGGATGCGATGGATGATGAACGCATTACACCGATCGGCAAATGGCTCCGTAAAACGAGTTTAGACGAGTTACCGCAGCTTTTTAATGTCCTGAAGGGTGAAATGAGCCTCGTAGGCCCGCGACCAGAGATGCCTTTCCTCGCTAAACATTATGAACCGTGGGAAAATCAACGCCACCTCGTTCGTCCGGGAATGACCGGACTCTGGCAGCTCAGTCCTCACCGACGAGGCACAATCCGAGATGGCATTTCTGTTGATCTTGAGTACATTGAAAATCTATCTTTCTGGAACGATTTCAAGATACTCCTCCGCACCTTCAAGGTTTTTTGGGATAGTAACACCTACTAA
- a CDS encoding sulfotransferase, with the protein MIAQINPNYIKTRPMKALTRFISYALFEGRPVTTKGRWINPLVFSLLKTVSTNNRKYRPIKKPIFILGTGRSGTTILGIVFSMHKEVGYLNEPKAIWHLIHPHEDIIGNYSRNEAQYRLTADDATDGMHQRAAQMFGAYLTATRSRRLVDKYPELIFRVDFVRALFPDARFIFLVRNGWDTCHSIANWSKRLGGEVNSEKHDWWGVNDRKWQLLVEQLVKTDSLFAESADEIKHFERHLDRAAVEWILTMQEGLHLMQASSDCIHLVRFEDLTLNPDKTLTELCDFCELSVDGKFSEYARQTLHPVPARKPFDVHPKIAPIFHDTMGKLRYDS; encoded by the coding sequence ATGATTGCCCAAATTAATCCGAATTATATCAAAACGCGTCCAATGAAAGCACTAACCCGCTTCATTAGTTATGCCCTTTTTGAAGGTCGCCCTGTAACCACAAAAGGGCGCTGGATCAATCCACTTGTCTTTTCTCTTTTAAAAACGGTTTCCACGAATAACCGAAAATATAGACCGATTAAAAAACCGATCTTTATCTTAGGTACCGGACGCAGCGGCACCACAATACTCGGCATCGTGTTTTCCATGCACAAAGAAGTCGGTTACCTCAATGAACCGAAAGCGATATGGCACCTCATTCACCCACATGAAGACATCATCGGAAACTACAGCCGAAACGAAGCACAGTATCGTCTCACCGCCGATGACGCAACGGACGGAATGCATCAACGCGCCGCTCAGATGTTCGGTGCTTATTTGACAGCAACTCGTTCAAGACGCCTCGTTGATAAATACCCGGAGCTTATCTTCAGGGTAGATTTCGTACGCGCCCTATTTCCCGATGCGCGTTTTATCTTTCTCGTGCGAAACGGTTGGGATACCTGCCATTCAATTGCAAACTGGTCGAAGCGGCTCGGTGGCGAAGTCAATAGCGAAAAACATGACTGGTGGGGCGTAAATGATCGAAAGTGGCAACTCTTAGTCGAACAACTCGTTAAAACAGACTCACTTTTCGCTGAGAGTGCCGATGAGATTAAGCATTTTGAGCGACATCTTGATAGGGCAGCCGTGGAATGGATACTCACTATGCAAGAGGGGTTACATTTAATGCAAGCCTCGTCTGATTGTATCCATCTCGTTCGTTTTGAAGATTTAACATTAAACCCAGACAAGACCCTCACGGAATTATGCGACTTTTGCGAACTGTCAGTAGACGGTAAATTCAGTGAGTATGCAAGGCAGACCTTGCATCCGGTACCCGCCAGAAAACCGTTTGATGTTCATCCGAAAATTGCCCCTATTTTCCATGACACAATGGGAAAATTAAGGTATGATAGTTAG
- the lpxI gene encoding UDP-2,3-diacylglucosamine diphosphatase LpxI (LpxI, functionally equivalent to LpxH, replaces it in LPS biosynthesis in a minority of bacteria.) has product MEKLGIIAGAGELPVLLVRAAVAHDRKPVIIQITKSDAQRFAGITPEIHTYGVGQIQKIARTLLNSGVKEVVIIGKVEKNILLRPFQIDTTTIKILVQNRREKPAAIVNAALNYLESVGLTILPQDRYLHDLLPQPGVLTTRQPTASQQADIELGITTARQIANMDIGQTVVVKNQIVLAIEAIEGTDATIKRGGNLGRKGVVVAKASAENHDFRIDVPTVGMQTLAMLHQVKAGVLAVEARRTFVMDTETLVQQADQWKIAIVAVD; this is encoded by the coding sequence ATGGAAAAATTGGGGATTATTGCAGGGGCAGGTGAGCTGCCGGTGCTATTGGTTCGTGCCGCTGTCGCCCATGATCGGAAGCCTGTTATCATCCAAATTACAAAATCTGATGCACAGCGCTTTGCCGGAATTACACCCGAAATCCACACTTATGGTGTCGGACAAATTCAAAAGATTGCCCGAACACTTCTCAACTCAGGTGTAAAAGAGGTTGTGATCATCGGTAAGGTCGAAAAAAATATCCTGCTTCGCCCATTTCAAATTGATACGACTACGATCAAAATTTTAGTTCAGAACCGACGTGAAAAACCCGCCGCAATTGTCAACGCAGCCCTCAATTACCTTGAATCCGTTGGACTCACGATTCTCCCTCAAGACCGCTACCTTCACGATCTGCTCCCACAACCCGGCGTTTTAACAACACGACAACCTACCGCAAGCCAACAAGCCGATATTGAACTCGGTATCACCACAGCACGTCAAATCGCGAATATGGATATTGGGCAAACTGTTGTCGTTAAAAATCAGATCGTACTTGCTATTGAAGCGATTGAAGGTACAGATGCGACTATTAAAAGGGGCGGCAATTTGGGAAGGAAGGGTGTGGTTGTCGCGAAAGCATCTGCCGAGAATCATGATTTCCGTATCGATGTTCCGACAGTTGGCATGCAAACATTAGCGATGTTGCATCAAGTTAAAGCGGGTGTACTTGCAGTAGAAGCACGCCGAACGTTCGTTATGGATACCGAAACGCTTGTTCAGCAAGCAGATCAATGGAAGATTGCAATCGTCGCGGTGGATTAA
- a CDS encoding MATE family efflux transporter has product MVKKLLQHKTFSVMVITFAGMGLSLLVRAILIPRRFGFTVTADELTAALTIVLVVDTIVREGAKFSLVPLFVTREKEMTRTEYRRFTNSLLFFLICVGFGVFVLIELLAPWIAGGLLRKSTINAQKGTTLLRLCAPLIIFGCGSTVLGAFLNSQQHFKTVALRNAIPAGITALVFLLLWNTQNLENWVALAYSGGFITYFGWLCIGAYRIGHRYEVTGISLDTLRSLKNTVTLPTLGFAVRQVTNRLLVEIYLVSHLGQGVVTLYKSAFQIFSALQTLIGISIATTGLPDMAADGAVNDKEKLGQTVSRNTRVAIIIAFPVTLFMLIFHGKISWLLYGRGDFDNASIELIGQLLFWLSTGMVFSCLIPVLNAGLYAQKAYRLVFANMVTMAALNFLIAYGLIETWWILGVALSISITALLAVGNLTYLLRRTRVSWF; this is encoded by the coding sequence ATGGTCAAAAAACTCCTACAGCACAAGACTTTTTCGGTCATGGTGATTACCTTTGCTGGAATGGGGTTGAGCCTCCTTGTCCGGGCTATCTTGATTCCAAGGCGGTTCGGTTTTACCGTTACAGCTGATGAACTTACTGCCGCATTGACGATTGTGTTGGTCGTTGATACGATTGTCCGAGAAGGTGCTAAATTTAGCCTTGTGCCACTCTTCGTTACACGCGAAAAGGAGATGACTCGCACAGAATACAGACGCTTCACGAATAGCCTCCTGTTTTTTTTGATCTGTGTTGGCTTCGGGGTTTTTGTTCTAATTGAACTGCTCGCACCATGGATAGCAGGTGGATTATTAAGGAAGTCAACTATCAATGCTCAAAAAGGGACGACACTATTGCGGTTATGTGCCCCACTGATTATATTTGGATGTGGTAGCACAGTCCTCGGGGCGTTCTTGAACAGTCAACAGCATTTTAAAACCGTGGCACTCCGAAACGCAATACCGGCTGGTATTACAGCACTTGTGTTTTTACTGCTATGGAACACACAAAACCTTGAAAATTGGGTTGCACTCGCTTATAGTGGTGGCTTTATCACATACTTTGGTTGGTTATGCATCGGAGCGTATCGAATCGGACACCGGTATGAGGTTACAGGTATTTCTCTCGATACGCTACGTTCCTTGAAAAATACCGTCACTTTACCGACACTTGGTTTCGCAGTCCGACAAGTTACCAACCGCTTGTTAGTTGAAATATATCTCGTCTCGCACCTTGGGCAGGGCGTTGTTACACTCTATAAATCTGCCTTTCAAATTTTCTCGGCGTTACAGACACTCATCGGTATCAGTATCGCTACAACAGGCTTGCCCGATATGGCAGCCGACGGCGCGGTAAACGATAAGGAGAAATTAGGACAAACTGTCAGCCGAAATACGCGAGTCGCTATAATCATCGCGTTTCCGGTAACCCTGTTCATGCTGATATTCCACGGAAAAATTAGTTGGTTGTTGTATGGGCGTGGCGACTTTGATAACGCGTCAATTGAACTCATAGGGCAGCTCCTCTTTTGGCTCAGTACTGGTATGGTGTTTTCGTGTCTGATACCTGTATTAAATGCTGGACTCTACGCACAAAAGGCTTACCGACTCGTTTTCGCAAATATGGTAACGATGGCTGCTCTTAATTTTTTGATCGCTTACGGCTTAATCGAAACGTGGTGGATTCTCGGTGTCGCGTTGTCCATATCAATCACCGCACTTCTTGCTGTCGGAAACCTGACGTACCTCCTTAGGAGAACGCGGGTCTCTTGGTTTTAG
- a CDS encoding SDR family NAD(P)-dependent oxidoreductase produces the protein MDVQLNNKVAVITGGSTGIGAATAIEYAKAGAKVVFGDINEEDAEKTLSTIIENGGTAKFQRTDVTAETEVADLMATADMAFGGIDTLVTSAGVLRGPSVRIDNFEAATFDSVIDVNLKGTFFALKHAVPIMGRENGGVILCIASGAGVRGGSSSVAYASSKGGVNGLVMTVENQVGGMGIRMHTICPGGLATPLKLGQIAESAKRDGQDPDAAVANARNSLGDPAGVARVLTFLASDASSYTRGQIFTR, from the coding sequence ATGGATGTTCAACTGAATAATAAAGTAGCCGTGATTACTGGTGGATCTACGGGGATTGGTGCAGCAACAGCGATTGAATATGCGAAAGCAGGCGCGAAAGTTGTCTTCGGTGATATTAATGAGGAAGATGCTGAAAAAACGCTTAGCACAATCATTGAAAATGGCGGGACTGCGAAGTTCCAACGCACGGATGTCACAGCAGAAACTGAGGTGGCGGATTTGATGGCAACGGCTGATATGGCATTCGGTGGGATTGACACGTTAGTAACTTCAGCAGGTGTCCTGCGCGGACCGAGCGTTCGCATTGATAACTTTGAAGCGGCGACTTTTGACTCAGTTATCGACGTGAACCTCAAAGGTACTTTTTTCGCGCTAAAACACGCTGTGCCGATAATGGGACGAGAGAACGGCGGTGTCATTCTGTGTATTGCATCAGGAGCAGGTGTTCGTGGTGGGAGTTCTTCGGTTGCTTACGCTTCCAGTAAGGGTGGGGTCAATGGACTTGTAATGACGGTAGAAAACCAAGTTGGGGGAATGGGCATTCGCATGCACACTATTTGCCCTGGGGGATTAGCAACACCCCTTAAATTAGGACAAATTGCGGAATCAGCGAAGCGTGATGGGCAAGATCCAGATGCGGCTGTGGCAAATGCCCGCAATTCACTCGGGGACCCAGCTGGTGTCGCTCGAGTACTTACCTTCCTTGCCTCTGATGCCAGTTCCTACACACGTGGACAGATCTTCACAAGGTGA
- the lpxA gene encoding acyl-ACP--UDP-N-acetylglucosamine O-acyltransferase, which translates to MLETNIHPTAIISPKATLEEGVKVGPYSLISEDVHIGRGTVIGPHVQIEKWTTIGEECEIFFGATIGNQSKDLKYDGWRSYVKIGNRNILREYVSISRSTFEEGSTIVGDNNLLMNWVNLAHDTIVGNRTIMANFVSLAGHVVIEDDVRLGAHAALHQYVRVGKMAMAGGFSKIVQDIPPFMLSAGQPSRVRSLNRIGIRTSRINPLSQLTPETLAELKKAFRILFRSGLPLKHAVARVKAELEATPEVEYLLEFIETSKRGIGFSQPNRILNG; encoded by the coding sequence ATGCTAGAAACTAATATTCATCCTACGGCTATTATCTCTCCAAAAGCGACATTGGAAGAGGGGGTTAAGGTTGGCCCCTATAGCCTTATCAGTGAAGACGTTCATATTGGGCGTGGAACCGTGATAGGTCCGCATGTTCAGATTGAGAAATGGACAACGATTGGTGAAGAATGCGAGATTTTCTTCGGTGCCACCATCGGTAACCAATCTAAAGACTTGAAATACGATGGTTGGCGGAGTTATGTGAAAATCGGTAATCGCAATATTTTACGCGAGTACGTCTCTATCTCCAGGTCAACATTTGAAGAGGGTTCAACTATCGTTGGTGACAACAACCTGCTGATGAATTGGGTTAATCTCGCACATGACACCATCGTCGGTAATAGAACGATCATGGCAAATTTTGTTTCGCTTGCGGGGCATGTTGTGATTGAAGATGATGTTCGATTGGGTGCGCACGCCGCGCTGCACCAATATGTACGTGTCGGCAAGATGGCAATGGCAGGCGGGTTCTCAAAGATTGTACAGGATATTCCACCGTTCATGCTGTCTGCCGGTCAACCGTCGCGCGTGCGGAGCCTCAACCGTATCGGTATTCGAACATCACGGATTAACCCGTTGTCCCAGTTGACCCCCGAAACGCTGGCAGAGTTAAAGAAAGCATTCCGCATCTTGTTCCGCTCCGGTCTACCGCTGAAACATGCCGTCGCCAGAGTCAAAGCAGAACTCGAAGCGACTCCAGAAGTTGAATACCTGCTTGAATTTATTGAAACCTCCAAACGTGGCATCGGATTTAGCCAACCTAATCGTATCCTGAATGGTTAA
- a CDS encoding SelT/SelW/SelH family (seleno)protein translates to MEVRIEYCTSUNYKPRAASLADALKEKYGAEVAKVDLIPGSGGAFEVSLNGTLLYSKLETGQFPTTEQVATAIDAA, encoded by the coding sequence ATGGAAGTGAGAATTGAATACTGCACCTCTTGAAACTACAAACCACGGGCAGCCAGTTTGGCAGATGCCTTAAAAGAAAAGTATGGTGCAGAAGTTGCGAAAGTTGATCTAATTCCAGGCAGTGGTGGGGCTTTTGAAGTCTCATTAAACGGCACGCTACTCTACTCGAAGTTAGAAACTGGACAGTTTCCAACAACCGAGCAGGTAGCAACTGCAATAGACGCGGCATAG
- a CDS encoding sulfotransferase domain-containing protein, translating into METSTKIQLMIVGAQKAGTSSLLRYLAQHPDIHTHAQPEMTFFLQDREYSRGYQWACAKYFAGEHGHAEVADKRLLAKNVMVMHSPEVMQRIYKHNPEIHLVVLLREPVARAYSAYWWARRRGWENIKTYEKALAAEEDRLNEDWFKWRQCAYQYNGIYYPHVKNLITQFGLKNVHCILTDDLKENAQAVCQQLFTCIGVRTDFKPVIGERHNQAAMPRSERFNYLFTQFLASHNPLRRAIRKLLPDATAYKLRKTILDWNDKFQKDVNSIPPLNPETRERQMAYFQPFNEQLAELLNRDLSSWCFKD; encoded by the coding sequence ATGGAAACCTCTACAAAAATCCAATTGATGATTGTTGGTGCACAGAAAGCTGGGACCTCCTCTCTCCTTCGTTACTTAGCACAGCACCCGGATATCCACACGCACGCACAGCCGGAGATGACCTTTTTCCTCCAAGACCGTGAGTACAGTCGTGGGTATCAATGGGCGTGTGCAAAATACTTTGCTGGAGAACATGGCCATGCCGAGGTCGCGGATAAACGACTCCTCGCTAAAAATGTGATGGTGATGCATTCCCCGGAAGTCATGCAACGGATTTATAAACACAATCCTGAGATACATCTCGTCGTCCTGCTGCGGGAACCTGTCGCACGTGCCTATTCCGCCTATTGGTGGGCTCGGCGAAGAGGTTGGGAGAATATCAAAACTTATGAAAAGGCACTGGCTGCTGAGGAAGATCGCCTGAACGAAGACTGGTTTAAATGGCGACAGTGTGCCTACCAGTACAACGGTATCTATTATCCACATGTCAAAAATTTGATAACGCAATTCGGTTTGAAGAATGTACACTGCATATTAACTGACGATTTGAAGGAAAACGCGCAGGCTGTTTGTCAACAGCTTTTTACATGTATCGGTGTCCGCACCGATTTTAAACCCGTCATTGGTGAAAGGCATAACCAAGCCGCTATGCCGCGTTCCGAACGATTTAATTATCTATTTACGCAGTTTCTTGCGTCCCACAATCCGCTGAGAAGAGCGATTCGGAAACTCCTGCCAGATGCTACTGCCTACAAGTTAAGAAAAACGATTCTGGATTGGAACGACAAATTCCAGAAGGACGTGAATTCAATTCCGCCGCTCAATCCAGAAACACGAGAACGCCAGATGGCGTATTTTCAACCCTTTAACGAGCAATTAGCCGAGTTATTAAACAGAGACCTCTCCTCTTGGTGTTTTAAGGATTAA
- a CDS encoding energy transducer TonB, which produces MNNAIQFMNKSIVLSICLHLMGVGIASLSIVGTPDKYGDAIIAEFVSFPKAQKTLHTPRRLKTPELMQSDMLRSQPPRIESPIEVAHIRENELQFVVDTLPVSAVHQTAPVEVGIEDEHLLQYRSPPRLAAANVSQPTRFTPKRMQRPEWTSISLAIASTQTAELPMVSVLPNEPTQNAKFFRKVDPIYPESARLSHKQGLVVLEATIGIDGVARDIKVVKVVEVSGLGCEEAAVAALKASQFVPAKQGKVVVSQRLRIPYRFQFKN; this is translated from the coding sequence ATGAACAACGCCATCCAATTTATGAACAAGTCTATAGTTTTATCTATCTGCCTTCACCTGATGGGTGTAGGAATTGCTTCGCTGTCCATTGTTGGAACACCGGACAAGTATGGCGATGCGATCATTGCAGAGTTTGTCTCGTTCCCGAAGGCTCAAAAAACTTTGCACACGCCACGTCGGCTCAAGACCCCAGAACTAATGCAATCAGATATGCTGCGGTCACAGCCTCCGCGTATTGAGTCACCTATAGAGGTTGCTCACATCCGGGAAAATGAACTGCAATTCGTTGTTGATACACTCCCAGTTTCCGCTGTTCACCAAACGGCTCCGGTAGAAGTTGGGATAGAAGATGAGCACCTACTCCAGTACCGTTCACCTCCGCGTCTGGCAGCAGCCAATGTTTCACAACCGACACGCTTTACACCGAAACGGATGCAGCGCCCAGAGTGGACATCCATATCACTTGCTATTGCAAGCACCCAAACTGCAGAACTTCCAATGGTCTCTGTGCTTCCAAACGAACCAACACAAAATGCCAAATTCTTCCGCAAAGTTGATCCGATATATCCTGAATCTGCCCGTCTTTCGCACAAACAAGGTCTCGTTGTCCTCGAAGCAACAATAGGCATAGACGGCGTAGCGAGAGATATCAAAGTTGTCAAAGTCGTTGAAGTTAGCGGCTTAGGGTGTGAAGAAGCGGCAGTTGCGGCACTCAAAGCGTCCCAATTCGTGCCAGCGAAACAGGGCAAAGTCGTTGTCAGCCAACGCCTCCGTATTCCTTATCGTTTCCAGTTTAAAAACTAA
- a CDS encoding glycosyltransferase, translating to MRIRVLGIRGLPATYSGLETIMGELAPRWVEAGHEVIVYCRKALFKERPAEWKGIKLVYLPSIEHKMFSTLSHSLLATLHASVTPSDVILTWNAGNGPFGWFFRIAGKAAVINVDGMEWLRPKWKGIGAVYFKWAAKMATAAFPLVITDASEMKRLYLEELGAETTYIAYGANIEPSEHPEVLEAYGLEPRNYYLIASRLVPDNNADLILEAFVAANSEKQLAIAGGADYKGNKLENEFLTKLKNIANENVKFLGHIDSSEHIKELHHHCFAYIHGHQFGGINPSILKALGFSNCILALNTPFNDEVLDGGRYGVLFDKNVASLTEKIQMLEQHPEQVENFRRRATEQIRNRFNWENIAQQYLDVFEKLQQS from the coding sequence ATGAGAATTCGGGTATTGGGCATACGCGGGCTTCCCGCCACTTATAGTGGATTGGAAACGATCATGGGGGAACTCGCCCCGCGCTGGGTGGAGGCTGGGCATGAAGTCATTGTCTACTGTCGGAAAGCACTTTTCAAAGAGAGACCTGCAGAATGGAAAGGCATCAAACTCGTTTACTTACCCAGCATAGAGCATAAAATGTTTAGTACCCTCAGCCACAGTTTGCTCGCAACCCTACACGCCTCTGTTACCCCGTCTGATGTCATCCTGACATGGAATGCTGGTAACGGACCTTTTGGATGGTTCTTCCGCATCGCAGGTAAAGCCGCTGTTATCAATGTTGATGGGATGGAATGGCTCCGTCCAAAATGGAAAGGCATCGGGGCAGTTTACTTCAAATGGGCGGCAAAGATGGCAACGGCAGCGTTTCCACTTGTCATTACCGATGCGTCTGAAATGAAACGGCTCTACCTTGAGGAATTGGGCGCAGAAACGACCTATATCGCTTACGGTGCAAACATTGAGCCTTCGGAGCATCCAGAAGTTCTGGAAGCTTATGGGCTTGAACCCCGGAATTATTATCTCATTGCCAGCAGGCTTGTGCCGGATAACAATGCTGATCTCATTTTGGAGGCGTTCGTTGCCGCGAACAGCGAAAAACAACTTGCTATAGCAGGTGGGGCTGATTACAAAGGTAACAAACTCGAAAACGAATTTTTGACAAAATTAAAAAATATTGCTAACGAAAATGTCAAATTCCTCGGGCATATTGATAGTTCTGAACACATTAAAGAACTTCATCATCACTGTTTTGCCTATATTCATGGGCATCAGTTTGGCGGTATTAACCCTTCCATTCTGAAGGCATTAGGGTTTTCCAACTGCATTCTGGCATTGAATACGCCCTTCAACGATGAGGTTTTGGACGGTGGGCGTTACGGCGTACTCTTTGACAAAAACGTCGCCTCGCTCACAGAGAAAATTCAGATGTTGGAACAGCATCCGGAACAGGTTGAAAATTTCCGGCGACGCGCCACAGAACAGATCCGAAACCGATTCAACTGGGAAAATATCGCACAGCAATATCTTGATGTTTTTGAGAAACTCCAGCAGAGTTAA